One Cellulosimicrobium protaetiae genomic region harbors:
- a CDS encoding oxygenase MpaB family protein, which yields MAHVVERARGAAERAIFLRVAGPDATATRARIRRTPGPRWFRPGSPVQRVHGDASMFVGGLRALLLQSLHPLAMAGVAAHSGYRGDPWGRLQRTSTFIAVTTFGTAEDAERAVAAVRAVHERVRGRSPDGRPYRASDPDLLRWVHVAETQSFLVAHQSFGRDPLDARGCDEYVAQAAVVGRALGVVDAPRTRSALDAAVEGYRPALSLTPAATDAARFLLLEPPLPWFVRPAYAGLAVAARESLPAWARAGMPRVRGLPARWARPAGAVVTRSIRWALPSP from the coding sequence ATGGCGCACGTCGTGGAGCGGGCACGCGGTGCGGCGGAGCGCGCGATCTTCCTCCGGGTCGCGGGCCCGGACGCGACCGCCACGAGGGCGCGCATCCGCCGGACACCGGGGCCACGGTGGTTCCGACCGGGTTCACCGGTCCAGCGGGTGCACGGTGACGCGTCGATGTTCGTCGGGGGTCTGCGCGCCCTGCTGCTGCAGAGCCTGCACCCGCTGGCCATGGCGGGTGTCGCGGCGCACTCGGGCTATCGCGGCGACCCGTGGGGACGGCTCCAGCGCACGTCGACCTTCATCGCGGTCACCACCTTCGGCACCGCCGAGGACGCCGAGCGGGCGGTCGCCGCGGTGCGTGCGGTGCACGAGCGCGTCCGCGGTCGGTCGCCCGACGGTCGTCCCTACCGTGCGAGCGACCCCGACCTGCTGCGCTGGGTCCACGTCGCCGAGACCCAGAGCTTCCTCGTCGCGCACCAGTCGTTCGGCCGGGACCCGCTCGACGCGCGGGGGTGCGACGAGTACGTAGCCCAGGCCGCGGTCGTCGGGCGGGCGCTCGGGGTGGTGGACGCGCCGCGCACGCGGAGCGCGCTCGACGCAGCGGTCGAGGGCTACCGGCCTGCGCTCTCGCTCACGCCGGCCGCGACGGACGCCGCGCGGTTCCTGCTGCTCGAGCCGCCGCTCCCGTGGTTCGTGCGTCCCGCGTACGCGGGGCTGGCCGTCGCCGCGCGCGAGTCGCTGCCCGCGTGGGCGCGCGCCGGCATGCCGCGGGTGCGTGGACTGCCGGCGCGGTGGGCACGACCTGCGGGTGCCGTCGTCACGCGGTCGATCCGGTGGGCGCTCCCGTCACCGTGA
- a CDS encoding Ig-like domain-containing protein: MSTVSVFSTALVGLALFYEGEATADVDLNDSGVWVTKTSAGLLGRFNSESQALDGTLNAGSASFDVQQDAGRVLLDDAGTGTASPVSVAHLKLDGQIRLPAGAQVVSGGATTAILDGEEGLLWVLPFDGAASFDAEKLDPVAEVGGEGALTVSRDGTVFAAIPSTGTLWTVATTSKGAVEGEPSSSALPVSKGAEVDVTAVGDEPVVLDRSASHLILPGGESVAVEGGGDARLQQPSQSSDVVVVATTDALVSQPLKGGDAQRRAAQGVPAAPVQLGVCTYGAWASTGQVIRDCDGTGRDVDERLEGLDPQTRLEYRVNRQVIVLNDLSAGTLWMAADEYQKVDDWDVQMPEEAEGEESDAELTNPEQVDQFIADRTQPNKPPQPKDDSFGVRPGRTTILPVLGNDVDPDGDVMTASLAGDSPANATVQAIMGGAALQAVVPEDAQGTGTFRYAVADGRGGVAEAGVTLKVSPWGENAAPEQTGDPVLRVAQGGRASIKVLPYFKDPDGDDLYLASAAATVAGDDVRSRPDGTVEFRDGGGSTGRKIVTLLVSDGEMSFEGKLLVDVVPGPQPPVAVNDHVVVPAGQPVTVEPLRNDTDPNGDELRLASVSESAPAEITPNYDAGTFTFLSMEPRSYDLTYQVTDGPNATTGLVRVDVLPPSEAAGAPIVVTDTALLPAGGSTLVDVLANDTDPAGGVLVVQSVRVPADAGVSVAILAHQMLRVTEIRRLDAPVTVEYTASNGTETATGQVRVIPVPAPTRLQPPQAAADEVTVHAGDVVTVPVLKNDTHPDGLELFLQPELEQDVDPALGEAFVSEDTLRFKAGPEAGTAYAIYRVRDVNGQEDSAQVTIRIRDGEDNAPPQPREIQARVLSGSSVRIAVPLDGIDPDGDSVQVTGIATPAGKGTARVVDGQIEYAASKNATGHDTFTYSVLDARGATAVGTVQVGIARPAETNQPPVAVDDEITVRPGRTVSVAAVANDTDPDGDQVGLVPGGIEDTHDLDAEVVTDRIVLTSPDQDGAYTFYYQVQDTYGARATGAVTVNVAADAPLLPPVARDDTVPVEDILGKTEVTVPVLDNDDDPDGAATELTVTTDATTTTVTDTGELVVTLTETRQVVTYTVTDVDGLTAKAFVKVPGLTDQAPTLRPGITPLEVVSGEPLPIDITDYVLVVEGKTPRLTTEEKVTALEGTREVPSTTEIVYTSNAEYVGPAAVTFEVTDGSGPDDPDGHTALLTLPITVVPPENLPPELSTPTLDVAAGEEASIDLARFATDADGDPLTFKATGQAQGVTVTVEGSTLHAQATPDVPKGSVVQVPISVTDGEHPPVEGTATLTVVASTRPLARANQDTVDDAHQGKPTTVPVLANDSNPFPDTPLTVTGAVVETGSGDVAFTGDSVTVTPAESFVGVMVVVYRVQDATKDQDRLVEGRVQLKVLGKPEAPATPQVDEVRSKTVVLSWDPPNNNGADITGYTVRSQNGYEKACGTTTCTLDGLTNDVEYTFTVFATNAVGDGPASPPSEVARPDEKPDPPAAPTLEFGDKSLTVTWENKTYTDRSAIETVNLEISPAPPGGAIQMQALSGNQVVWTGLTNGVAYRVRVQAVNRAPDPSDWGDYSAEEIPAGLPDVPETPSASRASDSPLNGGSIDVAWKAPFENGDAVKAYHLQRYRNGSPDGAALTLTGLSHKATGLDNESSYTFTVTAENKAGVTAPSGQSAAVVPFGRPEAPPRPSVQNVGSGSQDSGIPRVSWGAADANGSPITAYTVTAAPGGATKQVAGTSVDFTGLPAGTYTFTVTATNAGGTSTSSQASGQARAYGKPGQPSTSASRIGENRGRFTISAPSSNGGDGISRYEWQLSGAQNSSGTGQRVDVGSDYDQTFRLQARACNAAGCSAWGNQATFTTDKRPDPPRIWASRGAPATTGSYGDCNDLSVCTKYRLNTNATFPTDTYTVQCMTNAGGYDHAITGGYTREFGPNASFDLPCIMGNYYPAPQNWISVSPAPARVEVQRNTWPNK; this comes from the coding sequence GTGAGCACCGTGTCGGTGTTCTCGACCGCGTTGGTGGGGCTGGCGCTGTTCTACGAGGGCGAGGCCACGGCGGACGTGGACCTGAACGACTCGGGCGTGTGGGTGACGAAGACGTCGGCCGGGTTGCTGGGTCGGTTCAACTCGGAGTCGCAGGCCCTGGACGGGACGTTGAACGCGGGCAGCGCGTCGTTCGACGTGCAGCAGGACGCCGGCCGGGTGCTGCTGGACGACGCGGGGACGGGGACGGCGTCCCCGGTGAGCGTCGCGCACCTCAAGCTGGACGGGCAGATCCGTCTCCCGGCGGGGGCGCAGGTGGTCTCGGGTGGTGCGACGACGGCGATCCTCGACGGCGAGGAGGGCCTGTTGTGGGTGCTGCCGTTCGACGGCGCGGCGTCGTTCGACGCGGAGAAGCTGGACCCGGTGGCGGAGGTCGGTGGCGAGGGCGCGCTGACGGTGTCGCGGGACGGGACGGTGTTCGCGGCGATCCCCTCGACGGGGACGTTGTGGACGGTGGCGACGACGTCGAAGGGCGCGGTCGAGGGTGAGCCGTCCTCGTCCGCCCTGCCGGTGAGCAAGGGTGCCGAGGTCGACGTGACCGCGGTGGGCGACGAGCCGGTCGTGCTCGACCGGTCAGCGTCGCACCTGATCCTGCCGGGCGGCGAGAGCGTGGCGGTCGAGGGTGGTGGCGACGCGCGCCTCCAGCAGCCGTCGCAGTCCTCGGACGTGGTCGTGGTGGCCACGACGGACGCGCTCGTGTCCCAGCCGCTCAAGGGTGGGGACGCGCAGCGTCGTGCCGCGCAGGGGGTGCCGGCGGCGCCCGTCCAGCTCGGTGTGTGCACGTACGGGGCGTGGGCCTCGACGGGTCAGGTGATCCGGGACTGCGACGGCACGGGTCGCGACGTGGACGAGCGGCTCGAGGGCCTGGACCCGCAGACCCGGTTGGAGTATCGGGTGAACCGGCAGGTGATCGTGCTGAACGACCTGTCGGCGGGGACGTTGTGGATGGCGGCGGACGAGTACCAGAAGGTCGACGACTGGGACGTGCAGATGCCGGAGGAGGCCGAGGGCGAGGAGTCGGACGCGGAGCTGACGAACCCGGAGCAGGTGGACCAGTTCATCGCGGACCGGACCCAGCCGAACAAGCCGCCGCAGCCGAAGGACGACTCGTTCGGGGTGCGCCCGGGGCGCACGACGATCCTGCCGGTGCTGGGTAACGACGTGGACCCGGACGGGGACGTGATGACGGCGTCGCTCGCGGGGGACTCCCCGGCGAACGCGACGGTGCAGGCGATCATGGGTGGTGCGGCGTTGCAGGCCGTGGTGCCCGAGGACGCGCAGGGCACCGGCACGTTCCGGTATGCGGTGGCGGACGGGCGCGGGGGCGTGGCCGAGGCCGGGGTGACGTTGAAGGTGTCGCCGTGGGGGGAGAACGCGGCGCCGGAGCAGACGGGTGACCCGGTGCTGCGGGTGGCTCAGGGTGGTCGGGCCTCGATCAAGGTGCTGCCGTACTTCAAGGACCCGGACGGCGACGACCTGTACCTCGCCTCGGCCGCGGCGACCGTCGCGGGTGACGACGTGCGCTCGCGCCCGGACGGCACGGTCGAGTTCCGCGACGGTGGCGGCTCGACGGGCCGCAAGATCGTGACCCTCCTCGTCTCCGACGGCGAGATGTCCTTCGAGGGCAAGCTGCTGGTGGACGTGGTGCCCGGGCCGCAGCCGCCGGTCGCGGTGAACGACCACGTGGTGGTGCCGGCGGGGCAGCCGGTCACGGTGGAGCCGTTGCGCAACGACACCGACCCGAACGGCGACGAGCTGCGTCTGGCGTCGGTGTCGGAGTCCGCGCCGGCGGAGATCACGCCGAACTACGACGCGGGCACGTTCACGTTCTTGTCGATGGAGCCGCGGTCGTACGACCTGACGTACCAGGTCACGGACGGCCCGAACGCGACGACGGGTCTGGTGCGGGTGGACGTGCTGCCGCCGTCGGAGGCCGCGGGTGCCCCGATCGTGGTGACCGACACGGCGCTGCTCCCCGCGGGCGGGTCCACGCTCGTGGACGTGCTGGCCAACGACACCGACCCCGCCGGTGGGGTGCTCGTCGTCCAGTCCGTGCGTGTCCCCGCCGACGCGGGCGTCTCGGTGGCGATCCTGGCGCACCAGATGCTCCGGGTGACCGAGATCCGGCGCCTGGACGCGCCGGTGACGGTGGAGTACACGGCCTCCAACGGGACCGAGACCGCGACCGGGCAGGTGCGGGTGATCCCCGTGCCGGCGCCGACGCGTCTCCAGCCGCCGCAGGCCGCGGCGGACGAGGTCACGGTGCACGCCGGGGACGTGGTGACGGTCCCGGTGCTGAAGAACGACACGCACCCCGACGGGCTGGAGCTGTTCCTGCAGCCCGAGCTCGAGCAGGACGTCGACCCCGCGCTGGGCGAGGCGTTCGTCTCGGAGGACACGCTGCGGTTCAAGGCCGGCCCCGAGGCCGGGACGGCGTACGCGATCTACCGGGTGCGCGACGTCAACGGGCAGGAGGACTCCGCCCAGGTCACGATCCGCATCCGCGACGGCGAGGACAACGCGCCCCCGCAACCCCGCGAGATCCAGGCCCGCGTGCTGTCGGGGTCCAGCGTGCGCATCGCGGTCCCGCTCGACGGGATCGACCCCGACGGCGACTCCGTGCAGGTCACCGGCATCGCGACCCCCGCGGGCAAGGGCACCGCCCGGGTCGTGGACGGCCAGATCGAGTACGCGGCGTCCAAGAACGCGACCGGGCACGACACGTTCACCTACTCCGTGCTCGACGCGCGCGGCGCCACCGCCGTCGGGACGGTCCAGGTCGGCATCGCCCGGCCCGCCGAGACGAACCAGCCGCCCGTGGCGGTGGACGACGAGATCACGGTGCGCCCCGGGCGCACGGTCTCGGTCGCGGCCGTGGCCAACGACACCGACCCCGACGGCGACCAGGTCGGCCTGGTCCCCGGCGGCATCGAGGACACCCACGACCTGGACGCCGAGGTCGTGACCGACCGCATCGTCCTCACCAGCCCCGATCAGGACGGCGCCTACACGTTCTACTACCAGGTCCAGGACACCTACGGCGCCCGCGCCACCGGCGCCGTCACCGTCAACGTCGCCGCCGACGCCCCCCTGCTGCCCCCCGTCGCGCGCGACGACACCGTGCCCGTCGAGGACATCCTCGGCAAGACCGAGGTCACCGTCCCCGTCCTGGACAACGACGACGACCCCGACGGCGCCGCGACCGAGCTCACCGTCACCACCGACGCGACCACCACCACCGTCACCGACACCGGCGAGCTCGTCGTCACCCTCACCGAGACCCGCCAGGTCGTGACCTACACCGTCACCGACGTCGACGGCCTCACCGCCAAGGCCTTCGTCAAGGTCCCCGGCCTCACCGACCAGGCCCCGACCCTGCGCCCCGGCATCACGCCCCTGGAGGTCGTGAGCGGCGAGCCGCTGCCGATCGACATCACGGACTACGTGCTGGTCGTCGAGGGCAAGACGCCCCGCCTCACGACCGAGGAGAAGGTCACCGCGCTCGAGGGGACCCGCGAGGTGCCCTCGACCACCGAGATCGTCTACACGTCGAACGCCGAGTACGTCGGACCTGCCGCCGTCACCTTCGAGGTGACCGACGGCAGCGGCCCCGACGACCCTGACGGGCACACGGCGCTGCTCACGCTGCCGATCACCGTGGTCCCGCCGGAGAACCTGCCGCCGGAGCTCTCCACCCCGACGCTCGACGTCGCGGCGGGCGAGGAGGCCTCGATCGACCTCGCACGGTTCGCCACCGACGCCGACGGCGACCCCCTGACGTTCAAGGCCACGGGCCAGGCGCAGGGCGTGACCGTCACGGTCGAGGGCTCGACGCTGCATGCCCAGGCCACCCCGGACGTCCCCAAGGGCTCGGTCGTCCAGGTCCCCATCTCCGTCACCGACGGCGAGCACCCCCCGGTCGAGGGCACCGCGACCCTCACCGTCGTTGCGTCCACCCGACCCCTCGCGCGCGCCAACCAGGACACCGTCGACGACGCCCACCAGGGCAAGCCGACGACCGTCCCCGTCCTCGCGAACGACTCCAACCCGTTCCCGGACACCCCGCTCACCGTGACGGGCGCGGTCGTCGAGACCGGATCGGGTGACGTCGCGTTCACGGGTGACAGCGTGACCGTCACCCCGGCCGAGAGCTTCGTCGGCGTGATGGTCGTCGTCTACCGCGTGCAGGACGCGACCAAGGACCAGGACCGGCTCGTGGAGGGTCGCGTCCAGCTCAAGGTGCTCGGCAAGCCCGAGGCGCCCGCCACCCCGCAGGTCGACGAGGTCCGCTCGAAGACCGTCGTGCTGTCCTGGGACCCGCCGAACAACAACGGCGCCGACATCACCGGCTACACCGTCCGCTCCCAGAACGGCTACGAGAAGGCCTGCGGCACCACCACCTGCACCCTCGACGGCCTGACCAACGACGTCGAGTACACGTTCACCGTGTTCGCGACCAACGCCGTCGGCGACGGACCCGCCTCCCCGCCCTCCGAGGTCGCCCGCCCCGATGAGAAGCCCGACCCGCCCGCCGCACCCACCCTCGAGTTCGGCGACAAGTCCCTCACCGTCACGTGGGAGAACAAGACCTACACCGACCGCTCCGCGATCGAGACGGTCAACCTGGAGATCTCCCCCGCACCCCCGGGCGGCGCGATCCAGATGCAGGCCCTGTCGGGGAACCAGGTCGTGTGGACCGGCCTCACGAACGGCGTCGCCTACCGGGTGCGTGTCCAGGCGGTCAACCGGGCGCCCGACCCGTCCGACTGGGGCGACTACTCCGCCGAGGAGATCCCCGCGGGGCTCCCGGACGTCCCCGAGACCCCGAGCGCGAGCCGCGCCTCCGACTCCCCGCTCAACGGCGGTTCGATCGACGTGGCGTGGAAGGCACCGTTCGAGAACGGCGACGCCGTCAAGGCGTACCACCTCCAGCGGTACCGGAACGGTTCGCCCGACGGCGCCGCGCTGACGCTCACCGGGCTCAGCCACAAGGCGACCGGCCTCGACAACGAGTCGTCGTACACGTTCACCGTCACCGCGGAGAACAAGGCGGGCGTGACGGCGCCGAGCGGTCAGTCCGCCGCCGTCGTCCCGTTCGGTCGACCCGAGGCCCCGCCGCGCCCGAGCGTGCAGAACGTCGGCTCCGGATCGCAGGACAGCGGCATCCCGCGCGTCTCCTGGGGCGCCGCCGACGCCAACGGCAGCCCGATCACCGCCTACACGGTGACCGCGGCACCCGGCGGCGCGACCAAGCAGGTCGCCGGGACGTCGGTGGACTTCACGGGACTCCCGGCCGGCACGTACACGTTCACCGTGACCGCGACGAACGCGGGCGGAACCTCGACGTCAAGCCAGGCGTCAGGGCAGGCACGCGCCTACGGGAAGCCGGGCCAACCCAGCACCTCCGCGTCGAGGATCGGGGAGAACCGGGGCCGCTTCACGATCTCGGCCCCGTCCTCCAACGGGGGCGACGGCATCTCGCGCTACGAGTGGCAGCTCTCCGGAGCTCAGAACAGCTCCGGCACCGGCCAGCGCGTGGACGTCGGCTCCGACTACGACCAGACGTTCCGGCTCCAGGCCCGCGCCTGCAACGCCGCCGGGTGCAGCGCGTGGGGCAACCAGGCCACGTTCACGACCGACAAGCGTCCCGACCCACCACGGATCTGGGCGTCGCGAGGCGCCCCTGCCACGACCGGCTCCTACGGTGACTGCAACGACCTCAGCGTGTGCACCAAGTACAGGCTCAACACGAACGCGACCTTCCCGACGGACACGTACACCGTGCAGTGCATGACGAACGCGGGCGGCTACGACCACGCCATCACCGGTGGGTACACCCGCGAGTTCGGTCCCAACGCGTCGTTCGACCTCCCCTGCATCATGGGCAACTACTACCCGGCGCCGCAGAACTGGATCTCGGTGAGCCCGGCGCCGGCCCGTGTGGAGGTCCAGAGGAACACCTGGCCCAACAAGTAG
- a CDS encoding MarR family winged helix-turn-helix transcriptional regulator, with amino-acid sequence MTSPADDERAALARRLEDAQRRLADLLLAQRLEPLLRTTLTVPQLRALAVLQLDGETSSHRLAEVLGISPATLSGIVDRLEAAGMAARRPDPQDGRVRLVAATPRGAAAVRRIAAQEDEPLTDLLDRLAVEDLRALTVGIEALTEVAEASATDASTDTSTAPEE; translated from the coding sequence GTGACCTCCCCTGCCGACGACGAGCGCGCGGCGCTCGCCCGGCGTCTCGAGGACGCCCAGCGCCGCCTCGCCGACCTGCTCCTCGCCCAGCGGCTCGAGCCGCTCCTCCGCACGACCCTCACGGTCCCGCAGCTCCGCGCGCTCGCCGTCCTCCAGCTCGACGGCGAGACGAGCTCCCACCGGCTCGCGGAAGTTCTGGGCATCTCCCCCGCGACGCTCTCGGGGATCGTGGACCGGCTGGAGGCGGCGGGGATGGCCGCACGCCGCCCCGACCCGCAGGACGGTCGCGTGCGGCTGGTCGCCGCGACGCCGCGCGGTGCCGCGGCCGTGCGCCGGATCGCGGCTCAGGAGGACGAGCCCCTCACGGACCTGCTCGACCGGCTCGCCGTCGAGGACCTGCGCGCGCTCACGGTCGGGATCGAGGCCCTCACCGAGGTCGCGGAGGCGTCCGCCACGGACGCCTCGACGGACACCTCGACCGCGCCGGAGGAGTGA
- a CDS encoding ArsR/SmtB family transcription factor → MSTDGDTTPPSAERHPALGPAQLKALAHPLRVQILDLLSTHGALTASRLADLVGESSGSTSYHLRQLARHGFVREVAGKGTARERWWERPPGGFTVSMPDDQTEDTAATLAGAMVSREFENARARKIQTFLERSSELPPRWLDGARLTTASMWLTADQMVEVAEAWDALDATLHRFQGQEQTPGARPVQIHFNVFPTIDGKENPS, encoded by the coding sequence ATGAGCACCGACGGCGACACCACACCCCCGAGCGCCGAGCGCCACCCCGCGCTCGGCCCGGCGCAGCTCAAGGCGCTCGCGCACCCGTTGCGGGTCCAGATCCTCGACCTGCTCTCCACCCACGGCGCGCTCACGGCGAGCCGCCTCGCCGACCTCGTCGGCGAGTCCAGCGGGTCGACGAGCTACCACCTGCGCCAGCTCGCGCGGCACGGCTTCGTCCGCGAGGTCGCCGGAAAGGGCACGGCACGGGAGCGGTGGTGGGAACGCCCGCCGGGTGGGTTCACCGTGAGCATGCCCGACGACCAGACCGAGGACACCGCGGCCACCCTCGCCGGAGCGATGGTGAGCCGGGAGTTCGAGAACGCCCGTGCACGCAAGATCCAGACCTTCCTGGAACGCTCCTCCGAGCTCCCCCCGCGGTGGCTCGACGGCGCGCGCCTCACCACCGCGAGCATGTGGCTCACGGCGGACCAGATGGTCGAGGTCGCGGAGGCCTGGGACGCGCTCGACGCGACGCTCCACCGCTTCCAGGGCCAGGAGCAGACGCCGGGCGCCCGGCCCGTGCAGATCCACTTCAACGTCTTCCCCACCATCGACGGCAAGGAGAACCCCTCATGA
- a CDS encoding MFS transporter, which produces MASPRNEPNRTAIYATALTAFFAIAGIAVVDPILPVIGEEIGASTWQIELLFTAYIAVMALGMIPAVMATGRFGYKKILATGVSLVAVAAVLAALSTSIGQLAALRGLWGLGNAMFFATAMVLLVSLANDREWVVELFETCVGLGFAVGPLIGGLLGGISWRVPFFVCGVFMLVALLVSVTRLKDPAEKPAPLRLGQVFHLFRKPGFLALAAVTAAYNFCFFVVLGYTPVFLGLDVVPLGLVFTAWGVGLAVGILVVGHRLAHRVGAVQTLGVAIVGVLVALVLLALDLGTAWSVVVLVGAGVFMGIANANLTDLSLALGDPDRRVTTGAFNLVRWGFAAPAPVIAGLLHPVSATAPFWLGAGILVLGVVVFVAFGHRMAGELGERVLWSRWNRRARAVEGTPEEALGEV; this is translated from the coding sequence GTGGCCTCCCCACGCAACGAACCGAACCGCACCGCCATCTACGCGACCGCCCTCACGGCGTTCTTCGCGATCGCCGGCATCGCCGTCGTCGACCCGATCCTGCCGGTCATCGGCGAGGAGATCGGGGCTTCGACCTGGCAGATCGAGCTCTTGTTCACGGCCTACATCGCCGTCATGGCGCTCGGCATGATCCCCGCCGTCATGGCGACCGGACGCTTCGGGTACAAGAAGATCCTCGCGACCGGCGTGAGCCTCGTCGCCGTGGCCGCGGTGCTCGCGGCGCTCAGCACGAGCATCGGCCAGCTCGCCGCCCTGCGCGGGTTGTGGGGTCTCGGCAACGCGATGTTCTTCGCGACCGCGATGGTCCTGCTCGTCTCGCTCGCGAACGACCGCGAATGGGTCGTCGAGCTCTTCGAGACGTGCGTCGGCCTCGGCTTCGCCGTCGGGCCGCTGATCGGCGGGCTGCTGGGCGGGATCTCCTGGCGGGTGCCGTTCTTCGTGTGCGGCGTGTTCATGCTCGTCGCGCTGCTCGTGTCCGTGACGCGTCTCAAGGACCCGGCCGAGAAGCCCGCGCCCCTGCGGCTCGGCCAGGTGTTCCACCTCTTCCGCAAGCCCGGCTTCCTCGCGCTCGCCGCGGTCACCGCCGCGTACAACTTCTGCTTCTTCGTCGTGCTCGGGTACACGCCCGTCTTCCTCGGGCTCGACGTCGTGCCGCTCGGCCTGGTCTTCACCGCCTGGGGCGTGGGGCTCGCGGTCGGGATCCTCGTCGTCGGGCACCGGCTCGCACACCGCGTCGGCGCCGTCCAGACGCTCGGCGTCGCGATCGTGGGGGTCCTGGTCGCGCTGGTCCTGCTGGCGCTCGACCTCGGGACGGCGTGGTCCGTCGTCGTGCTCGTGGGCGCCGGCGTCTTCATGGGCATCGCGAACGCGAACCTCACCGACCTGTCGCTCGCGCTCGGCGACCCGGACCGGCGCGTGACGACCGGCGCCTTCAACCTCGTCCGGTGGGGGTTCGCCGCGCCCGCGCCGGTCATCGCGGGCCTGCTGCACCCGGTCTCCGCGACCGCGCCGTTCTGGCTGGGCGCGGGGATCCTCGTGCTCGGCGTCGTCGTCTTCGTGGCGTTCGGCCACCGCATGGCGGGCGAGCTCGGCGAGCGCGTGCTGTGGTCGCGCTGGAACCGCCGGGCGCGCGCCGTCGAGGGGACGCCGGAGGAGGCGCTCGGCGAGGTCTGA
- a CDS encoding MarR family winged helix-turn-helix transcriptional regulator → MTVAEGNDRVPGSPVGGASARDDATAHDVLGEIELEVAQLLRRAERTRASGAPGTSRRGGTLDRSGYLLLHTLGTHGPLHVNALAERLGLDASTVTRQVVALERAGNARRARDPHDGRAVVVEPTSAGLDELAAHRDARTALYADVLGGWSRLDRALLAELLTRLNDDLDAYRRRRDDP, encoded by the coding sequence ATGACGGTTGCCGAAGGAAACGATCGAGTGCCCGGTTCGCCCGTCGGCGGTGCCTCGGCGCGCGACGACGCGACCGCGCACGACGTGCTCGGCGAGATCGAGCTCGAGGTCGCCCAGCTCCTGCGTCGCGCCGAGCGCACGCGCGCCTCGGGAGCGCCGGGCACCTCGCGTCGCGGCGGGACGCTCGACCGCTCGGGCTACCTCCTGCTCCACACGCTCGGGACGCACGGCCCGCTCCACGTCAACGCTCTCGCGGAGCGGCTCGGGCTCGACGCCTCCACCGTCACCCGCCAGGTCGTCGCGCTCGAGCGGGCGGGTAACGCACGCCGCGCCCGCGACCCCCACGACGGCCGGGCGGTCGTGGTGGAGCCGACGAGCGCAGGCCTCGACGAGCTCGCCGCGCACCGGGACGCCCGGACCGCGCTCTACGCCGACGTGCTGGGCGGCTGGTCCCGCCTCGACCGCGCGCTGCTCGCGGAGCTCCTGACGCGCCTCAACGACGACCTCGACGCCTACCGTCGGCGCCGCGACGACCCATGA